TTGCCGCATTGACAAAGGCCGTTGATATGGAGCTTTCGACCGGAACCAATACGCCCAGAGGAGAATAAACATTAGGAGATGTTTGAGAAGATAAAAGATATAGAGGTAAGGTTCAATGAGCTTGAGAATTTCCTCTCCAACCCGGAGATCATAAGGGAGCAGGACCTCTACAGAAAATACACAAAGGAGCGCTCCGATATCGAGTCCGTGGTCCAGGAGTACAGGCGGTTCCAGAGTTTGAAGGCGGAAGTCGAAGGAAACAAGGCCCTCTTGTTTGACAAGGACGAAGAGATCAGGGAGCTGGCGAAAGAGGAACTCGAAAGCCTCGAGCGCGAGCTTGTTGAGTCTGAGGATCGGCTGAAGCTCCTTCTCGTGCCGAAAGACCCGAACGACGACAAGAACATCTTCCTTGAGATCAGGGCCGGCGCCGGAGGAGACGAGGCCTCCCTCTTTGCGGCTGACCTCTTCAGGATGTACAGCCGTTACGCAGATATGAACGGCTGGCGCGTGGAGATAATGAGTCAGAACGTCATCGGCGTCGGCGGATTCAAGGAGATCATCGCCCTCATAGAGGGAAGGGGCGCATACAGCAGGCTCAAGTACGAAAGCGGTGTCCACAGGGTCCAGCGAGTCCCGGAGACCGAGGCCCAGGGGAGAATCCACACCTCCACGGTGACCGTGGCGATCCTTCCCGAGGCCGAGGATATCGAGATAGAGATCAATCCAAACGACCTGAGAATAGACACATACAGGTCGACGGGCCACGGGGGGCAGTCCGTCAACACAACCGACAGCGCCGTTAGGATAACCCACCTCCCGACCGATCTCGTCGTGACATGTCAGGACGAGAAATCTCAGCACAAGAACAAGGCAAAGGCGATGCGGGTTCTCAAGGCGAGGCTCCTTGACCTGGTGACGCAAAAGCAGCAGATGGAGCGCTCCGAAGATCGCAAGAGTCAGGTCGGAACAGGGGAGCGATCCGAGCGTATCAGGACATATAACTATCCCCAGGGACGCGTTACCGATCACCGCATTGGCCTCACCCTCTACAAGCTCGACACGATACTTATGGGACACATCGACGAGCTGGTGGACACCCTCACCGCATACTTCCAGGCCGAAGCCCTTAAAATGCAGGTGTCATGATACCCCCCACCGGAACAGAGCCCGTCGCGAAGAAAGACTTACCGAAAGAAGGAACGCCAAGTAATATACTGGAGGCAGTAAACAGGGCCTCCTCTTATCTCAAGGAGATGGGGATTGAATCACACCGCCTCGACTCTGAGCTTATAACCGCAAAGGTGCTCGATGCCAGGCGGATAGATCTCTACCTCATGCACGACAGGCCCCTGACGCCCGAAGAATGGCGGGAGATAGGAAGTCTCATATTAAAAAGGGGGGGAGGCGCTCCCACCGCCTACATTACGGGAGAAAAGGAGTTTTGGTCCATATCGATCTCGGTCAACGAATCTGTCCTCATCCCCAGGCCGGAGACCGAGGTTTTGGTCGAGGAGACGCTGGCCGTCATCGGCGGCATCGATGAGGAGGTGGTCTCCATTCTGGAGATAGGAACCGGGTCGGGGGCGGTGGCCATGGCCCTCTCGGCCGAGCTTCCGGGCGCCTCCATAACGGCAACGGACATCTCAAAGGACGCAATCAAGGTCGCCTCTGAAAATCTCAAGCGTCACGGATTCTCGGACAGGGTTGACCTGCTCTGTGGCTCGCTCTACGAGCCGATAATCCTTCTTGAAAAAAAGTATGACGTAATTTTATCCAATCCCCCTTACGTTTCTGCGGAACAAATGGAGAGTCTTCCTGTCGAAATAAAGAGGGAGCCATATATCGCCCTTGACGGATCGGTAAACGGGGGGGCGGACGGCCTCGACGTTATCCGTCCCATCATCGACGGTGCGCCTGATTACCTCATTGCGGGGGGCCACCTGTTATTGGAGATCGGAAGCGACCAGATGGACGGCGTCAGGAAAATCGTTGAAGATACACCCGGGCTTTCGTTTCTCAAGACGAGAATGGACTACGCGTCACTCCCGAGGGTTGTGGTCGCTGTTAGAGATTAGCGGTACATGTTCATGTTATTTTGGAGGATTTCGCCTTGCTGAAAAAGATGGTGATAAGGGGCGGTGTGCCTCTCAAAGGGAGGCTCAGGATAAGCGGATCGAAGAACGCCGCCCTCCCTATAATAATTTCTTCAATCATGGCCCCCGGGAGGTCGGAGTTTCTGGACGTTCCCGATCTCATGGACATAAGAACGACCGAAAAGCTTCTCACAGAGCTGGGGGCGGAGGTTTCATTCGACGACGCATTTGTTGTGGACTCCTCCACGATAAAAAGGCACGAGGCCCCCTGGGACGAGGTCAGGAAGATGCGCGCCTCCTTTCTCGTCCTCGGCGCCATGATATCCCGCTTCGGGGTTGCGGAGGTTGCGCTACCGGGGGGATGCGCCCTTGGGCCGAGGCTTGTCGATCAGCACCTGAAGGGCTTTGTTTCCCTCGGCGTAAAGATAAAGGAGGAGCACGGTGTCGTAATCGCCAATGCAAAAAATATTCGAGGAGACAGCGTCACCTTCGATATTCCCACAGTTGGAGGCACCGAAAACATCCTCATGGCCGCCTGTACCGCAAAGGGCGAGACGGTTATAAATAACGCCGCCAGGGAGCCCGAAATCATAGACCTCGCCCGCGCCCTCAGGGAAATGGGCGCTATTATCGAGGGAGAGGGGGAGGAGACGATCCGCGTCCAGGGCGTCGACGCCCTCTCCCCCATCACATATAGGGTGATTCAGGACAGGATTGAGGCGGGGACGTATCTGATGGCGGTGGCCATAACGGCGGGCGACGTCACGATAGAAAACTTTCCCTCCGGCATACTCACCTCCGTTGTAGACAAGCTGGAAGATGCGGGGGTCGAGTTCAGGCAGACCGGCGACGAGATGAGAATCAAGGGCCCGAAGAAGATCGAACCAATAAATATCTCCACCCAGCCCTACCCCGGCTTTCCCACCGATCTCCAGGCCCCCATTTCCTCCCTCCTGACCATAGCAGACGGCACGAGCGTTATCACCGAGACGATATTCGAGAATCGCTTCGCCCACGTCCCTGAACTCATTCGCCTGGGGGCGGACATAACGATCGACGGTAGAAGCGCCGTCATAAGGGGCGTCAAGGGGCTCTCCGGGGCCAAGGTCATGTCCTCAGACATCAGAAACAGCGCCTCCCTTATCCTTGCGGGCCTTGCCGCCGAGAACACGACGGAGGTCTACCGTCTCTACCACCTCGAAAGGGGCTACGAACGGATGGAGGAGAAGCTCTCCGCCCTCGGCGCCGACATCAAAAAGGTACTGCAGGATGATTGAGATAATAGGGCTGGGCGACGGCGCCTTTAAAAAATACATCGGCAGGATAGTCACAAGGGGGGAGAGTATTCCGGAAGACGTCCTAAAGAGCGTAAACAGGATAATCGAGGACGTGAGGAAAAAGGGAGACGAGGCCCTCATAAAATACACTGAGAAGTTTGACGAAATAGAAATTTCGCCCAATGACCTCGAGATAACCGCGGCCGAGATGGAGACGGCTGCGAAGGAGCTTCCCAGGGAGGACTACGGGGTCATCGAGACCGCCGCGAAGAGGATCGAGGCGTACCACAGACACCAGGTTCAGGAAGGGCTGTCATTTATCGACGATCTTGGCAACAGGCTCGAGCAGGTCGTTAGGCCCCTGAAACGCGTCGGGGTCTACGTCCCGGGTGGACGCCTCCCCTACCCCTCGACGCTCCTTATGAACGCTATCCCCGCAAAGATCGCCGGCGTCTCCGAGATAATTGCCGTCCACCCGACCCGCGGGGGATCTATTTCTCCCGGAGTTGCCGCGGCCGCAAGAATAGCAGGTGTCGACAGGATTTTTCGTATCGGTGGCGCCCAGGCTGTCGCCGCCCTCTCCTTCGGGACCGAGACAATCCCGAAGGTCGATAAGGTCGTCGGTCCCGGAAACGTATACGTGGCGGCGGCAAAGAGGCTCCTCTTCGGCGTCGTTGATATAGACATGATAGCAGGTCCGTCCGAGATCCTCGTAATATCTGACGGGAAATGCGACCCCACACACGTTGCTTGGGACCTTCTGTCCCAGGCGGAGCACGATCCGTTGAGCGCCTCGATCTTGATCACACCGGACCCCAAGTTTGCCGAGAGCGTTAAGGGGGAGATAGATGCAATCCTGGGGGCCGAAGGTAAGGATATGACCGTGGCCCTCGAATCCATTAAGAACTTCGGTGCGATAATAGTGGTCTCGGACATCGACGAGGCGATATCGATGGCAAACGAGATCGCCCCGGAGCACCTGGAGCTGATCGTGGAGAGACCGAGAGATCATCTCGAAAAGATAGAAAACGCCGGGGCCGTCTTTCTTGGACCCAACTCCACGGAGCCGATAGGCGACTACATAGCCGGGACGAATCACGTCCTCCCCACAGGCAGCACTGCCAGGTTTTCGTCCCCCCTGGGGGTGTACGACTTCGTCAAGAGGATGAGCGTCCTTGAGATATCCGAGACGGGATTGAGAGAGCTCGGCCCAAAAGCGGTAAGGTTCGCAAGGATGGAGGGGCTTTCCGCCCACGCTGGGGCGATCGAAGTGAGGCTAAAGAAGGACGCCGACAAATGACCTCCAGAAGGTCAAGATTAGGAACTCAATTCATAGATACCTTTTATGATTGCACGGGATTAAATGGGGCGGTTGATACGGTTTAAGAGGTCAAATACGTTTCCCTCTTGACGTTCCCCCTTGAATATAACGGACATGAACAACATCTATTCCCGCCCTCCCTTCTCAATACGGGTAACTTTCAACCAAAAACTTTCTAATCCATGCCGGCATCCGTTGAAGTGGGGATTTCTTGAAGGAGCAAGAATTCGAGACCTTTTGGGCTCCCTTCGCCCTGTTCGATTAAGACCTACATTTGTATTACAGTTATAAGGAATAAAAATATCGACCGACCACCTTGGATTGAATTGAATAAATGCCATCACCCCTTTTAGCGGAACAAGGCCTATTTCCCATCCCCTCTTCCAAGTCCAGACATTGTGCAATTAAAGCTCGAACCTGACGAAACAGCAGTCTCCTTTGAAACGTACCCTTACAGAATATTACCAGCCTCTCTTACATTAACCAAAACTCGAACATCAAACCCCTTCACCCTGCCCCTCTACTTGTTGGCCTCCTTCATAATGTAGGTGAAGACGCAGTGGTCTTCCCCCGTCGCCTGGCGCTCCTTCAGAGACATCTTTACATCGGGGTTGTATCCCTCGAGGATTTTGTAGTCCACGTATTTGCAGTATATCTTGGCGTATTCACCCAGGCCCCACTCCTCGGCCGCATTGTAGAACGTGCAGTTGTTCACCTTGGCGACGAGGTTGTTGTCCTCGATTGAGGGAATCGGCTGGAAGTTCACGCTGTCGATATCCGTATATATCAGCCAGTTTTTGAAGCTGTTTTCCTTTCCCTGGGCCTTTACCCTCTCCGCTATTCGCTTTCCCCGCTCCAAGCCGAAATACTCGATGCCCTTTTTCAAAACGGCCTCCCCCTCTTCCTCGCCCAGCTTCTCTATCACGAACTTGGCGACGCTCGAAAAGAGCTGGGCGGCAAGGCCGAATCCCGGGGTCT
The DNA window shown above is from Candidatus Zymogenus saltonus and carries:
- the prfA gene encoding peptide chain release factor 1 yields the protein MFEKIKDIEVRFNELENFLSNPEIIREQDLYRKYTKERSDIESVVQEYRRFQSLKAEVEGNKALLFDKDEEIRELAKEELESLERELVESEDRLKLLLVPKDPNDDKNIFLEIRAGAGGDEASLFAADLFRMYSRYADMNGWRVEIMSQNVIGVGGFKEIIALIEGRGAYSRLKYESGVHRVQRVPETEAQGRIHTSTVTVAILPEAEDIEIEINPNDLRIDTYRSTGHGGQSVNTTDSAVRITHLPTDLVVTCQDEKSQHKNKAKAMRVLKARLLDLVTQKQQMERSEDRKSQVGTGERSERIRTYNYPQGRVTDHRIGLTLYKLDTILMGHIDELVDTLTAYFQAEALKMQVS
- the prmC gene encoding peptide chain release factor N(5)-glutamine methyltransferase codes for the protein MIPPTGTEPVAKKDLPKEGTPSNILEAVNRASSYLKEMGIESHRLDSELITAKVLDARRIDLYLMHDRPLTPEEWREIGSLILKRGGGAPTAYITGEKEFWSISISVNESVLIPRPETEVLVEETLAVIGGIDEEVVSILEIGTGSGAVAMALSAELPGASITATDISKDAIKVASENLKRHGFSDRVDLLCGSLYEPIILLEKKYDVILSNPPYVSAEQMESLPVEIKREPYIALDGSVNGGADGLDVIRPIIDGAPDYLIAGGHLLLEIGSDQMDGVRKIVEDTPGLSFLKTRMDYASLPRVVVAVRD
- the murA gene encoding UDP-N-acetylglucosamine 1-carboxyvinyltransferase, which codes for MKKMVIRGGVPLKGRLRISGSKNAALPIIISSIMAPGRSEFLDVPDLMDIRTTEKLLTELGAEVSFDDAFVVDSSTIKRHEAPWDEVRKMRASFLVLGAMISRFGVAEVALPGGCALGPRLVDQHLKGFVSLGVKIKEEHGVVIANAKNIRGDSVTFDIPTVGGTENILMAACTAKGETVINNAAREPEIIDLARALREMGAIIEGEGEETIRVQGVDALSPITYRVIQDRIEAGTYLMAVAITAGDVTIENFPSGILTSVVDKLEDAGVEFRQTGDEMRIKGPKKIEPINISTQPYPGFPTDLQAPISSLLTIADGTSVITETIFENRFAHVPELIRLGADITIDGRSAVIRGVKGLSGAKVMSSDIRNSASLILAGLAAENTTEVYRLYHLERGYERMEEKLSALGADIKKVLQDD
- the hisD gene encoding histidinol dehydrogenase, producing the protein MIEIIGLGDGAFKKYIGRIVTRGESIPEDVLKSVNRIIEDVRKKGDEALIKYTEKFDEIEISPNDLEITAAEMETAAKELPREDYGVIETAAKRIEAYHRHQVQEGLSFIDDLGNRLEQVVRPLKRVGVYVPGGRLPYPSTLLMNAIPAKIAGVSEIIAVHPTRGGSISPGVAAAARIAGVDRIFRIGGAQAVAALSFGTETIPKVDKVVGPGNVYVAAAKRLLFGVVDIDMIAGPSEILVISDGKCDPTHVAWDLLSQAEHDPLSASILITPDPKFAESVKGEIDAILGAEGKDMTVALESIKNFGAIIVVSDIDEAISMANEIAPEHLELIVERPRDHLEKIENAGAVFLGPNSTEPIGDYIAGTNHVLPTGSTARFSSPLGVYDFVKRMSVLEISETGLRELGPKAVRFARMEGLSAHAGAIEVRLKKDADK
- a CDS encoding L-2-amino-thiazoline-4-carboxylic acid hydrolase is translated as MDEIKREKEAGFDFEYLGDVPAKKEEVGDKFQTPGFGLAAQLFSSVAKFVIEKLGEEEGEAVLKKGIEYFGLERGKRIAERVKAQGKENSFKNWLIYTDIDSVNFQPIPSIEDNNLVAKVNNCTFYNAAEEWGLGEYAKIYCKYVDYKILEGYNPDVKMSLKERQATGEDHCVFTYIMKEANK